One window from the genome of Nicotiana tabacum cultivar K326 unplaced genomic scaffold, ASM71507v2 Un00083, whole genome shotgun sequence encodes:
- the LOC107783125 gene encoding uncharacterized protein LOC107783125 — translation MELLDILAMIISVILIARISSCLDTAVQVHAPYLDKYVTKSYFRKHDNLVDLKFEDFIAHDVLSSACVSLQDNIKFVPKLSALHRNLIGEGSHRRLSSSLRLKMSSESVSRPPKSCEVIIVERLPSGVFADPFELQHLVQRGVLREGAVFGDTNLELPSFRSNRSLVEVHLEMGSNLISEQKDEQEIHMELPLHARYQPLGHRFSRVEFAAPDLFLRCNTKGKQHDMSCLFSLDKQSAESNDRHPLWEVRCGSREHMEIVSAFTFFSAVVSALLIIVASIRYSGETALKQP, via the exons ATGGAACTTCTTGATATTCTGGCAATGATCATTTCAGTGATACTAATTGCTAGGATCAGCTCATGTCTAGATACTGCAGTTCAA GTCCATGCACCTTATCTTGACAAATATGTTACAAAATCCTACTTTAGGAAACATGACAATTTGGTAGACTTGAAGTTTGAAGATTTTATTGCACATGACGTACTGTCCAGCGCATGTGTATCACTGCAAGACAACATCAAGTTTGTACCAAAACTATCTGCTTTACATCGAAATCTGATTGGTGAAGGCTCCCATAGGCGTCTGTCATCATCTCTCAGATTGAAGATGTCATCGGAGTCCGTTTCCAGGCCTCCAAAATCTTGTGAGGTGATAATTGTTGAAAGACTGCCTTCTGGAGTCTTTGCAGATCCTTTTGAGCTACAACACCTTGTGCAGCGTGGTG TTCTTAGGGAAGGTGCTGTATTTGGAGATACAAATTTAGAGTTGCCCTCATTTCGGTCAAACCGGTCACTTGTTGAGGTTCATCTGGAAATGGGTTCCAATTTAATATCAGAACAAAAGGATGAACAGGAAATACACATGGAACTTCCTCTACATGCACGTTATCAG CCACTAGGACACAGATTCTCAAGAGTCGAATTTGCTGCACCTGACTTGTTTCTGCGTTGCAACACTAAAGGAAAACAACATGACATGAGCTGTTTGTTTTCGCTAGACAAACAGAGTGCAGAGTCGAATGATCGTCATCCTTTGTGGGAAGTACGATGTGGAAGTAGAGAACACATGGAAATTGTATCTGCGTTTACTTTCTTCTCAGCTGTTGTATCAGCTCTTCTCATCATTGTTGCCTCAATTAGGTATTCTGGTGAAACAGCGTTGAAACAGCCGTGA
- the LOC107783124 gene encoding syntaxin-22-like (The RefSeq protein has 3 substitutions, 2 frameshifts compared to this genomic sequence) produces the protein MSFQDLEAGRLLGPRRGYLNGKQDPTQAMVSDLPINTAVSTFQRLVNTLGTPKDTPELREKLHKTRVHIGQLVKDTSAKLKQASETDHRIEVSASKKITDAKLAKDFQAVLKEFQKAQRLAAERETAYTPFVPQAVLPSSYTASEIDVSTEKSPEQRAFLVESRRQEVLLLDNEIAFNEAIIEEREQGIQEIQQQIGEVNEIFKDLAVLVHEQGAMIDDIGSNVENAHAATAQGRSQLAKAAKTQRSNSSLTCLLLVIFGIVLLIVIVVLAA, from the exons ATGAGTTTTCAAGATCTTGAATCGGGTCGGTTGTTGGGGCCCCGACGGGGATATATGAATGGGAAGCAAGACCCGACTCAAGCTATGGTTTCTG ATCTTCCA ATTAATACTGCTGTTTCAACGTTTCAAAGGCTGGTCAATACACTCGGAACACCCAAAGATACCCCCGAGCTACGTGAGAAATT GCACAAGACGAGGGTACATATTGGTCAATTAGTGAAAGATACATCTGCAAAACTTAAGCAAGCCAGTGAAACAGATCATCGTATTGAAGTCAGT GCTAGCAAGAAAATAACAGATGCTAAACTCGCTAAAGATTTTCAAGCGGTCTTGAAGGAGTTTCAAAAGGCTCAGCGGCTTGCAGCTGAGAGGGAGACAGCATATACACCTTTTGTTCCCCAAGCAGTTCTTCCTTCTAG TTATACAGCCAGTGAGATAGATGTTTCTACGGAAAAGAGTCCAGAACAGCGAGCTTTCCTTGTGGAATCAAGAAG ACAGGAGGTTTTGCTATTGGACAATGAGATTGCTTTTAATGAAGCAATTATCGAAGaaagagagcagggaatacaagAAATACAACAACAAATTGGTGAagtgaatgaaattttcaaggaCCTTGCTGTGCTTGTTCACGAGCAAGGAGCTATGATTG ATGATATTGGTTCCAACGTTGAGAATGCTCATGCTGCAACTGCACAGGGGAGATCGCAACTTGCTAAAGCTGCAAAGACCCAAAGATCAAATTCATCTCTG ACTTGCTTGCTCCTAGTGATTTTTGGAATCGTGCTCCTCATTGTGATTATAGTACTTGCAGCCTGA